A genomic stretch from Sulfobacillus thermosulfidooxidans includes:
- a CDS encoding thiamine pyrophosphate-binding protein, whose amino-acid sequence MANYADYLLMWLGRQGVSRIFGNPGTTELPLIEALARQSKIEYVLGIHETAVCAMADGLARLTRTIQVVSLHAAPGLANAEAMIYNAAFSHSPLLLLIGQQDTRLRYERPFLGADLKDMIKPLVVDVWDITEPDHLLRSLRQAWARLQVEPSGPVALILPMNILSEPVAIHDDPLWQAPVLPLRTGSPPSQEIIEEFLSLLVSPWPKALVVGDRAVQNPEVLADLARIAHYGHCDVFSEPFATQLTFLPWADPCYQGRLPRAEAELSQCLSPYRHIIGLGTEMFRVFTRGKEHLPWWDQAIITQVDSDVRYFHYAPGTTSVLTSLDAFISAVRKHLPDNLTHEAPAVSGGLERPQNGNGERNDEREQFWSTLASWISPDMIVVDESISAQNALLRHLQRREPKTYYAQAGGSLGWGIGAAVGMCFDQEKPVIAIVGDGSALFGLYALWTAAQYQLPVRILIYDNHGYQILKDQLPDNPRAHSLLDIRGPTIHWQPLLTGLSCSVFESELPGNPWEFAQIWQQFISQTGPSVWVVHEKI is encoded by the coding sequence ATGGCTAATTATGCCGATTATCTATTGATGTGGCTAGGAAGGCAGGGGGTTTCCCGGATTTTTGGAAATCCAGGAACGACGGAACTTCCGCTCATTGAGGCCTTAGCGCGGCAGTCCAAGATTGAATATGTTTTAGGCATTCATGAAACCGCCGTGTGTGCCATGGCGGATGGACTAGCCCGGCTTACCCGCACTATTCAGGTTGTGTCACTCCATGCGGCCCCGGGATTAGCCAATGCCGAAGCCATGATTTACAATGCCGCTTTTAGCCATAGCCCGCTACTATTATTGATTGGTCAGCAAGATACCCGTCTACGTTATGAGCGACCTTTTCTTGGCGCCGATCTGAAGGACATGATAAAGCCTTTAGTTGTCGATGTGTGGGATATTACCGAGCCTGATCATCTTCTGCGTTCCTTGCGACAAGCCTGGGCACGCCTACAGGTGGAACCTTCAGGACCGGTTGCTTTGATCCTTCCCATGAATATTTTGTCCGAACCCGTTGCAATCCATGACGACCCGTTATGGCAAGCTCCCGTTCTCCCGCTGAGGACCGGGAGTCCGCCGAGTCAAGAGATTATCGAGGAGTTTCTCTCCCTCTTAGTTAGTCCTTGGCCCAAGGCACTGGTGGTTGGAGATAGGGCCGTGCAAAATCCCGAGGTGTTAGCCGATCTTGCTCGGATCGCGCATTACGGGCATTGCGATGTATTTAGTGAGCCCTTTGCGACTCAGCTAACCTTCTTACCTTGGGCTGATCCCTGCTATCAGGGACGTCTTCCCCGTGCGGAAGCTGAACTGAGCCAATGCTTGTCGCCGTACCGTCACATTATCGGATTAGGTACCGAAATGTTTCGCGTCTTTACCCGCGGTAAGGAGCACCTGCCATGGTGGGATCAGGCGATAATCACTCAAGTGGACAGCGACGTGCGCTATTTTCATTATGCTCCGGGCACCACGAGTGTTCTCACTTCATTAGACGCGTTCATTTCCGCTGTCCGGAAACATCTTCCTGATAACCTAACGCATGAAGCGCCCGCGGTTTCAGGCGGTTTGGAACGTCCCCAAAATGGGAACGGGGAGAGAAATGACGAGCGAGAACAATTTTGGTCCACTTTAGCATCGTGGATTTCTCCTGACATGATTGTCGTGGATGAAAGTATCTCCGCGCAAAATGCGCTTTTGCGCCATCTTCAGCGCCGAGAGCCGAAAACCTATTATGCCCAGGCCGGAGGTTCACTGGGCTGGGGCATCGGCGCGGCGGTGGGGATGTGTTTTGACCAGGAAAAGCCGGTCATCGCCATTGTGGGCGACGGAAGTGCGCTATTCGGTCTATATGCCTTATGGACTGCAGCTCAATACCAATTACCGGTGCGGATATTAATCTATGATAACCACGGCTACCAAATTCTTAAAGATCAGCTGCCAGACAATCCCAGAGCTCATAGCTTGCTCGATATCCGCGGGCCCACAATTCATTGGCAGCCGCTTTTGACAGGGTTATCCTGTTCCGTTTTCGAATCTGAACTTCCGGGAAACCCCTGGGAATTCGCACAGATTTGGCAGCAATTTATCAGTCAAACAGGACCCAGTGTATGGGTTGTTCATGAAAAAATCTGA
- a CDS encoding FAD binding domain-containing protein codes for MISLYPYPFEYFRPETLEDALGLAQVDGMKFLAGGQSLIPLLNLHVAEIKGVIDLKQVAPHLKFFEWEQDQVVLGSFLTHEELQHSSLLGRRCPLFLMAASHIGHPRIRQRGTLGGSIAHADPLAEWILVMTLLDAQVILTSSKGRRKISFQQYLLGPMMTAMDPDELIEAVEISLPEAASYGFVEVSRRPGDYALVAAGVSVLWDQDRIAKTSIAVSGVSDVPLTFPAIAMTMCHEYPSLALIHDVKRAIEAAVDPPSDILADASYRRHLAGTLVARALRQAFDEGVNSRWLIAK; via the coding sequence GTGATTTCTTTGTATCCCTATCCTTTTGAATATTTCCGCCCGGAAACACTGGAAGACGCGTTGGGTTTGGCTCAAGTGGATGGTATGAAGTTTTTGGCAGGTGGACAAAGTTTGATACCTCTTCTGAATTTGCATGTGGCCGAAATAAAAGGAGTCATTGATCTCAAGCAGGTAGCCCCCCATTTAAAGTTTTTTGAATGGGAACAAGATCAGGTGGTTCTCGGTTCGTTTTTAACTCATGAGGAACTTCAGCACTCGAGCCTGTTGGGCCGGCGTTGTCCGTTATTTCTCATGGCTGCATCGCATATTGGCCATCCCCGTATCCGCCAAAGAGGAACCTTAGGCGGCAGCATTGCCCATGCCGATCCGTTGGCAGAATGGATTTTGGTCATGACCCTTTTAGATGCCCAGGTTATTCTGACGTCTTCCAAAGGACGGCGCAAAATTTCCTTTCAGCAGTACCTGTTGGGGCCAATGATGACCGCAATGGATCCAGATGAACTGATTGAAGCCGTGGAGATTTCCCTACCCGAGGCGGCAAGTTACGGGTTCGTTGAAGTGTCTAGACGGCCAGGTGATTATGCCTTGGTCGCGGCCGGAGTGTCTGTGCTGTGGGATCAGGACCGTATTGCCAAGACGTCTATTGCTGTAAGCGGCGTATCAGACGTACCGCTCACCTTCCCCGCTATAGCCATGACCATGTGTCACGAATACCCATCGCTAGCACTCATCCATGACGTCAAACGGGCCATTGAAGCTGCGGTAGACCCGCCTTCCGATATCTTGGCGGATGCATCCTACCGCCGGCATCTGGCAGGAACATTGGTCGCAAGAGCATTACGTCAAGCTTTTGATGAAGGGGTTAATAGCCGGTGGCTGATAGCGAAATGA
- a CDS encoding (2Fe-2S)-binding protein: MADSEMNEDVQVGGDMMHVPFRVNDEQVVCHIAGHETLLAVLRDQLGVTEVKYGCGEGACGACVVLVDGKAMASCLTLCASVENADIMTVKAPDPSGLWALLQDRFAAHEAAQCGFCSPGLLASCFALIQRGEKLTRQQIREALSGHICRCTGYHHIVDAVEEVMALWPVMS; this comes from the coding sequence GTGGCTGATAGCGAAATGAATGAGGACGTTCAAGTTGGAGGGGATATGATGCACGTGCCGTTTCGAGTCAATGATGAGCAAGTGGTTTGTCATATTGCAGGACATGAAACGTTGCTGGCGGTGCTGCGCGATCAGCTCGGAGTGACGGAAGTCAAATACGGATGTGGAGAAGGTGCATGCGGGGCGTGCGTGGTGTTGGTGGACGGCAAAGCGATGGCGTCGTGTCTCACTTTGTGTGCCAGCGTGGAAAATGCGGACATTATGACCGTAAAGGCTCCGGACCCATCGGGTTTGTGGGCCTTGTTACAAGACCGTTTTGCCGCCCATGAAGCCGCTCAATGCGGATTTTGTTCCCCGGGTTTGTTGGCGAGTTGTTTTGCTTTAATTCAACGCGGGGAAAAGCTCACCCGCCAACAAATCCGCGAAGCTTTGTCTGGCCATATTTGCCGGTGTACGGGCTACCACCATATTGTCGATGCCGTCGAGGAGGTGATGGCATTATGGCCAGTTATGTCTTAA
- a CDS encoding xanthine dehydrogenase family protein molybdopterin-binding subunit, producing MASYVLSPKTSVIGKEVIREDVRKKVAGQVLYSGDWVMPGMLYAKLVRAMYPHAKIKKIDSRGAYQVAGVVRVIEAKDVPVNQFYDDPSGLGEKIAQHKVFQDDEVRYVGEPICLVVAKTPEAAEKGAEAIWVDYDVLPSVHDPLEALKEDAPLVHPNGNTVVEWNVHKGDVDAVIAEPGLVHIQRTYRTQFVDHLYLEPESGVGWVDNDGIVTLRCATQVLEHYRDIARMLNLPENRVRVICPYVGGGFGGKEDMTVEPYLAIAAWITQKPVKMVWSRQESLSARPKRHPFIMTYDVWAKPHGELVAMKVDIIGDAGAYAMLSPRVLFAAAVVATGPYRIDHVDVKSHAVYTHNVPTSAFRGFGAMQMAFGYEQIMEEIAQELGIDAVELRRRHFIRKGDRLATGEIQDTAVWLNETMDNVLAELAKNPVPADSSKRIGRGIACTMQPYGRTVWFHDQASCWLNLESDGSVILRIGVPDIGGGQAASLCQIAAEILHVPLEDVRPYYGDSALTPLAGGTFATRQLYMSGNAVVQAALELQEKIDHVLTMTWGEQQWQWQDGIAHSASGLSISLPAIYEAASALHYPLSVHTTFHAQVGEGYDNRQGRAHKTFPDFTFGCHGAVVEVDEDTGMVKVLRYVASHDVGVAINPLSVEGQIHGGVVQGLGYALSEEVVYQEGQCVTTLFSQYMVPTAEEMPDITAIILESHEGKGPFHARGIGEPAISPVAPAIANAIADALGSRLRVRSLPITAEKIWRELSSTSSM from the coding sequence ATGGCCAGTTATGTCTTAAGCCCAAAGACATCGGTTATTGGCAAAGAGGTCATCCGGGAGGACGTTCGCAAGAAGGTTGCAGGACAGGTGCTCTACAGTGGGGATTGGGTGATGCCGGGCATGCTCTATGCGAAATTGGTGCGTGCAATGTATCCCCATGCCAAAATCAAGAAAATTGACAGCCGTGGCGCTTACCAGGTGGCTGGAGTGGTGCGGGTGATTGAAGCTAAAGATGTTCCCGTCAATCAGTTTTATGATGATCCGAGCGGGTTGGGTGAAAAGATTGCCCAACACAAAGTGTTTCAGGATGATGAGGTGCGGTATGTGGGCGAACCTATTTGTTTGGTCGTTGCCAAGACCCCGGAAGCGGCGGAAAAAGGGGCTGAGGCGATTTGGGTCGATTACGACGTCTTACCCTCGGTGCATGATCCATTGGAGGCGCTAAAAGAGGATGCCCCTTTAGTGCATCCCAACGGTAATACCGTTGTCGAGTGGAATGTGCATAAAGGCGATGTGGACGCCGTCATAGCCGAACCGGGCTTAGTCCATATTCAGCGAACGTACCGCACTCAGTTCGTTGATCATTTGTATTTGGAACCGGAATCCGGCGTAGGATGGGTTGATAACGACGGGATTGTGACATTACGCTGTGCTACGCAAGTCCTAGAGCATTACCGGGATATTGCCCGGATGTTAAATCTTCCTGAAAATCGGGTCCGGGTCATTTGTCCCTATGTGGGCGGCGGATTTGGCGGGAAAGAAGACATGACGGTAGAACCGTATTTGGCTATTGCAGCGTGGATTACTCAAAAACCCGTCAAAATGGTGTGGTCCCGGCAAGAGTCTCTCTCAGCCCGGCCAAAACGGCATCCCTTTATTATGACATATGATGTATGGGCCAAGCCTCATGGCGAACTTGTGGCCATGAAAGTCGATATTATCGGGGATGCGGGAGCTTATGCCATGTTATCTCCGCGGGTCTTATTTGCCGCGGCGGTCGTGGCGACGGGCCCTTACCGAATTGATCACGTTGATGTCAAATCCCACGCGGTGTATACCCACAACGTGCCAACCAGTGCTTTTCGCGGGTTTGGTGCGATGCAAATGGCTTTTGGTTATGAACAAATTATGGAGGAGATTGCCCAGGAATTGGGCATCGATGCCGTAGAGTTGAGGCGGCGTCATTTTATCCGCAAAGGCGACCGGTTGGCAACAGGCGAAATTCAGGATACGGCGGTGTGGCTGAATGAGACCATGGATAACGTGCTAGCCGAGCTTGCAAAAAATCCGGTTCCGGCGGATTCCTCCAAACGCATTGGACGGGGCATTGCCTGCACGATGCAGCCTTATGGCCGGACCGTCTGGTTTCATGATCAAGCTTCTTGCTGGCTCAATCTCGAGTCCGATGGCAGCGTGATTCTGCGCATTGGTGTGCCGGATATTGGTGGGGGCCAAGCGGCGTCTTTGTGTCAAATTGCTGCGGAAATTCTTCACGTGCCATTAGAGGATGTGCGTCCCTATTATGGCGACAGTGCGCTCACGCCATTAGCCGGGGGAACATTTGCAACCCGCCAACTGTATATGTCGGGCAATGCGGTAGTCCAAGCCGCTTTAGAGCTTCAAGAAAAAATCGACCATGTGCTGACCATGACATGGGGCGAACAACAATGGCAATGGCAAGACGGGATTGCTCATTCGGCTTCAGGACTCAGCATATCCCTTCCGGCAATTTATGAAGCCGCCAGTGCCTTACACTATCCTCTTAGTGTGCACACAACGTTTCATGCCCAAGTTGGCGAAGGATATGACAACCGCCAGGGCCGGGCGCATAAAACCTTTCCCGATTTTACTTTTGGTTGTCATGGCGCGGTGGTGGAAGTGGATGAAGACACCGGTATGGTGAAAGTCTTGCGCTATGTCGCCAGTCATGACGTCGGGGTGGCGATTAACCCCTTGAGTGTGGAGGGACAAATTCACGGCGGGGTCGTGCAAGGGCTCGGTTATGCCTTGTCGGAAGAGGTGGTCTATCAAGAAGGACAGTGTGTGACCACCTTGTTCAGCCAATATATGGTGCCAACAGCTGAGGAAATGCCTGACATTACCGCCATTATTCTTGAGTCGCACGAGGGCAAAGGGCCATTTCATGCCAGGGGAATTGGGGAACCAGCGATTTCACCTGTCGCTCCTGCCATAGCCAATGCGATTGCGGATGCCTTAGGCTCACGTTTACGCGTGCGCTCCTTGCCTATTACGGCGGAGAAAATTTGGCGTGAACTCTCTTCGACGAGCTCAATGTAA
- a CDS encoding AAA family ATPase, translating to MACSDENPKGYPVIGRDKERQLMMAALMAKRPVLLVGAPGTSKTTLLQKLVTDVKQFGGVYQVTGDDQLSITALVGTYDPAGVMKEGYKPEYFIPGPLTLAMEQGGILYIEELNRTQSSTLNALLTVLSDGYLDIPRRGRIQAAESFGVVAASNPLDDVGTERLSRALLDRFVTIYLDYQTRDEEQEIVRQHVPGADTPWIDYSVDVIRRTRQHQDLLYGSSVRGAIDFLKILEQMSWDGNDIVWDVGIAALSSKVAARPSTGRPVKDIILEIMQALPLPDSPPFRPVPPLPKLPGAENAPDIRAIQGGHGEDNNGKITEAVCEMPQDFPPSPSASTRIDMAWQAGTGGSRGRSSLPESPRLPSSLHFGLTQHEERTPDKLLTPWIDEAILKRLRSSHYAPLSPTISTSWGRRYQGHHVVPFQKKRLGELDVGATMDNLARDPAREWISSMMMRELRPGTRHFALLVDHSGSMAGEKLAVALAITSVLAYFSHTLKMAYGVYVFDQQVHEIKRVKDYRTLDEVIDHLIHLEEGRSTDLSLALQYAAQLTDGDPDLEVIVVSDLMPTRGEKTYGALRRRIQRIPHLYLCHVPKPTDVFFSKTIGNHRETLDLYGLWGLSWVGIKRFCSVTSLEDINKFFDLLSGRDMWL from the coding sequence ATGGCCTGTTCTGATGAGAACCCCAAGGGATATCCCGTGATTGGACGGGATAAAGAAAGACAATTGATGATGGCCGCGTTAATGGCGAAGCGTCCGGTGTTATTGGTGGGAGCTCCGGGGACGTCCAAAACGACGTTATTGCAAAAGCTGGTGACAGATGTTAAGCAGTTTGGCGGCGTGTACCAGGTCACGGGCGATGATCAATTATCAATAACGGCCCTAGTGGGGACCTATGATCCCGCCGGTGTGATGAAAGAAGGCTACAAGCCTGAGTATTTTATCCCGGGTCCCTTAACCCTGGCCATGGAACAAGGCGGCATTTTATACATTGAAGAGCTAAACCGGACTCAAAGTTCAACGTTAAATGCTTTGCTCACCGTCTTGTCAGATGGTTATTTGGATATTCCCCGGCGTGGGCGCATTCAGGCAGCAGAATCTTTTGGTGTGGTAGCGGCTAGTAACCCGCTCGATGACGTGGGAACCGAACGTTTGTCACGGGCACTGCTTGACCGCTTTGTCACCATCTATTTGGATTACCAAACGCGAGACGAAGAACAAGAAATTGTCCGTCAGCATGTGCCCGGTGCCGATACCCCATGGATCGACTATAGCGTGGATGTCATTCGGCGGACCAGACAACATCAAGATTTGCTCTATGGATCGTCTGTGCGGGGAGCTATTGATTTCCTGAAAATCTTAGAACAGATGTCTTGGGATGGGAATGATATTGTTTGGGATGTCGGGATTGCTGCCCTATCTAGCAAAGTGGCCGCACGTCCGTCCACAGGGCGCCCGGTGAAAGACATTATTCTTGAGATCATGCAAGCTCTGCCCTTGCCTGATTCCCCTCCTTTTCGCCCTGTTCCCCCTCTGCCAAAGCTTCCTGGGGCTGAGAATGCGCCAGACATTCGAGCCATTCAGGGGGGTCACGGGGAAGACAACAATGGCAAGATAACGGAAGCGGTTTGTGAGATGCCCCAAGACTTTCCGCCATCTCCGTCCGCTTCTACCCGCATTGACATGGCATGGCAAGCCGGAACAGGAGGAAGCCGGGGGCGTTCTTCTTTACCTGAATCCCCGCGTTTGCCATCGTCTTTGCACTTTGGACTCACTCAGCACGAGGAGCGAACTCCGGATAAACTCTTGACGCCATGGATCGATGAAGCCATATTAAAACGCCTGCGATCGTCCCATTATGCGCCGTTATCGCCCACGATTTCAACGTCCTGGGGCCGGCGATATCAAGGTCATCACGTCGTGCCTTTTCAAAAGAAGCGATTGGGAGAACTGGACGTTGGGGCCACAATGGATAATTTGGCCCGAGATCCGGCGCGTGAATGGATTTCGTCGATGATGATGCGTGAATTAAGACCCGGCACCCGTCATTTTGCCTTGCTGGTGGATCATTCGGGATCAATGGCTGGAGAGAAATTGGCCGTGGCCTTGGCTATTACGAGTGTCTTGGCCTATTTTTCGCATACGCTCAAAATGGCCTACGGTGTTTACGTCTTTGATCAACAGGTGCATGAGATTAAACGGGTGAAGGATTACCGCACGCTCGATGAGGTCATCGATCATTTAATCCATTTGGAAGAAGGCCGCAGTACCGATTTATCCCTAGCCCTTCAATATGCGGCTCAATTAACCGATGGGGACCCGGATCTTGAAGTCATTGTCGTCAGCGATTTGATGCCGACCCGGGGAGAAAAGACCTATGGGGCATTACGTCGTAGGATTCAAAGAATCCCCCATCTATATCTCTGTCATGTACCGAAACCGACCGATGTCTTCTTTTCCAAAACGATTGGCAATCATCGAGAAACTCTTGATCTCTACGGGCTGTGGGGATTGTCTTGGGTTGGCATAAAACGGTTCTGTTCGGTGACAAGCCTAGAGGATATCAACAAGTTTTTTGACTTGCTTTCAGGCCGGGATATGTGGCTTTAG
- a CDS encoding molybdopterin-dependent oxidoreductase: protein MTLTVNGKQHHLLIPEMRTLQDVLREDLGMTGTKKVCNDGYCGACTVLLNGEAVKSCLVLALNVKGEEVVTIEGLSTNQSLDPLQQAFIEYGASQCGMCTPGMIMSAKALLSHQPEPTEDEIKEAIKGNLCRCTGYVKIVEAIKAAAAKTSSPFRHNGSEMALEEAGRRVVGHPVLRVDGREKVSGQASYVIDMTLPGMLYGAILRSPIPHGRILSIHTEACLALDGVMAVITGKDMPSKGFGAFVADETGLAVDKVRYVGDGVAAVCATDEETARKALSLIEVEYEELPYVTDPEEALAENAPLIHDVERNIVAHNQVIGGDVQQGFNEADFIFEDRFVTSKQAHTCLEPHVCIADWKSSGKITLYDSTQTTYFMRYHLANIFDLPSSKIRVIAPYVGGGFGSKSEVHAIHVCALILSKMTGKPVKMAHDRDEEFIASRTRHKEIIYLKTGVKKDGRITARQAKVIVDNGAYTSYGPGVSLTQSMLGGAVYKIPHYRYDGYVVYTNTPIGGAFRGFGSPQFTFAAESQADMIAARLGMDPLTFRRINLTQAGDRAISGPVLRTNGARESLELVVRELGYDPKNAADNQIKKPPYVGIGFAVGTHFTSGKFHPEANADFCGATVKVNDDGSVNILAGVVEMGTGCATTLSQVAAEELGIDLDDIEITLSDSEMTPPDLGTFGSRATTLGGRAVQKACRKIKTQLAEEAASRLGCSPQDVIFRNKKVYATSDEEHGIDLGELVHTMLFRDGGGTHVMASAHFDAPCSLPDPETGVGDFAMSYSFGTHGVILQVDPDTGKITILKVVAATDAGRIINRLGAEGQVQGGIMQGLGYALYEDFKVVDGQPLSTRFGQYKIPTVMTVPPIHTLWVETDDPHGLYGSKGLAEMGMVPTAPAVANAVYDAIGVRITDLPITPEKILRALKSQSEFQPKESIS from the coding sequence ATGACCCTTACAGTAAATGGCAAGCAACATCATCTGCTAATCCCTGAGATGCGCACACTGCAAGACGTTTTGCGTGAGGATTTAGGAATGACTGGGACGAAGAAAGTTTGTAATGACGGTTATTGTGGGGCTTGTACGGTTCTTCTCAATGGGGAAGCGGTGAAAAGCTGTTTGGTTCTGGCGCTTAATGTGAAAGGCGAAGAGGTTGTGACCATTGAAGGATTAAGCACCAATCAGAGCTTAGATCCCTTGCAACAAGCTTTTATCGAATATGGCGCCAGCCAGTGCGGAATGTGCACGCCTGGCATGATTATGTCTGCCAAGGCGTTGTTGTCTCACCAGCCTGAACCCACGGAAGACGAGATCAAAGAGGCCATTAAAGGGAATTTATGCCGTTGTACGGGATATGTCAAAATTGTGGAAGCGATTAAGGCCGCGGCCGCGAAGACGTCATCCCCCTTTCGGCATAACGGTTCAGAGATGGCCTTAGAAGAAGCGGGCAGAAGGGTGGTGGGGCATCCGGTGCTGCGAGTGGATGGACGAGAAAAAGTTAGTGGACAAGCCTCTTATGTTATCGACATGACATTGCCGGGCATGCTCTATGGAGCGATATTGCGCAGTCCCATCCCCCACGGCCGTATCCTGTCCATCCATACCGAAGCCTGTTTAGCCTTAGATGGCGTGATGGCTGTGATTACGGGAAAAGATATGCCGTCTAAAGGATTTGGGGCTTTTGTGGCAGACGAAACCGGGCTGGCGGTAGATAAAGTACGTTATGTGGGCGACGGGGTGGCAGCAGTATGTGCCACCGATGAAGAAACAGCCAGAAAAGCCTTGTCTTTAATCGAAGTGGAATATGAGGAATTGCCTTATGTGACCGATCCTGAAGAAGCTTTAGCCGAAAATGCGCCTTTGATTCATGATGTGGAACGCAATATTGTAGCCCATAATCAAGTGATCGGCGGAGATGTTCAGCAAGGTTTTAACGAGGCCGATTTTATTTTTGAAGACCGTTTTGTCACGTCGAAGCAAGCCCATACCTGTTTAGAACCCCATGTGTGTATTGCCGATTGGAAGTCCTCAGGAAAAATCACATTGTATGATTCGACCCAAACGACCTATTTCATGCGTTACCATCTGGCCAATATTTTTGACCTTCCTAGCAGTAAAATTCGGGTGATTGCGCCTTATGTCGGCGGCGGATTTGGCAGTAAAAGTGAGGTCCATGCGATTCATGTTTGTGCTTTAATCCTGTCCAAAATGACGGGAAAACCCGTCAAAATGGCGCATGACCGGGATGAAGAATTTATCGCCAGCCGGACCCGCCATAAAGAAATCATTTATCTCAAGACCGGAGTTAAAAAAGATGGGCGCATTACCGCTAGACAAGCCAAGGTGATTGTGGATAACGGGGCGTATACCAGTTATGGACCGGGCGTGTCCCTAACTCAATCGATGTTAGGCGGGGCCGTTTATAAAATTCCTCATTACCGTTATGACGGGTATGTGGTCTATACCAATACTCCTATTGGCGGCGCTTTCCGGGGATTTGGCAGCCCGCAATTTACCTTTGCCGCTGAAAGCCAGGCTGACATGATTGCTGCGCGTTTAGGGATGGACCCGTTAACGTTTCGCCGGATCAATTTAACCCAAGCCGGCGATAGGGCAATTTCAGGACCGGTATTGCGCACCAATGGTGCTCGGGAATCTTTGGAACTGGTGGTTCGAGAACTGGGATATGATCCGAAGAATGCTGCGGATAATCAAATCAAGAAACCGCCCTATGTGGGAATCGGTTTTGCGGTTGGTACGCATTTTACCAGCGGGAAGTTTCACCCCGAAGCCAATGCCGATTTTTGCGGAGCTACGGTTAAGGTGAATGATGATGGTTCGGTCAACATTTTAGCGGGCGTTGTGGAAATGGGAACAGGGTGCGCTACGACGTTATCGCAAGTGGCGGCTGAAGAACTGGGCATTGATCTCGATGATATTGAAATTACTTTAAGTGATTCGGAAATGACACCTCCTGACCTCGGCACTTTCGGATCCCGGGCAACCACCTTGGGAGGGCGTGCCGTGCAAAAAGCCTGCCGCAAGATTAAAACGCAACTGGCGGAAGAAGCCGCGAGCCGTCTTGGCTGTTCACCCCAGGATGTCATATTTCGCAATAAGAAGGTGTATGCAACTTCTGACGAAGAACACGGCATTGATTTAGGGGAATTGGTGCACACCATGCTATTTCGCGATGGCGGAGGCACCCACGTGATGGCGAGTGCGCACTTTGATGCGCCTTGTTCTTTACCGGATCCGGAAACCGGTGTCGGAGATTTTGCCATGAGTTATTCCTTTGGCACCCATGGAGTCATCCTGCAAGTGGATCCGGATACCGGTAAAATCACGATTTTAAAGGTCGTGGCTGCAACGGATGCCGGGCGCATTATCAATCGTTTGGGTGCTGAAGGGCAAGTGCAAGGGGGTATTATGCAAGGACTCGGTTACGCCTTGTATGAAGATTTTAAGGTGGTCGATGGACAACCCCTTTCGACCCGGTTTGGCCAATACAAGATTCCCACGGTCATGACCGTTCCTCCCATTCACACATTATGGGTCGAAACTGACGATCCCCATGGTCTTTATGGGTCGAAAGGGCTTGCCGAAATGGGAATGGTCCCCACAGCCCCGGCTGTGGCTAACGCGGTTTATGATGCCATAGGGGTTCGCATTACCGATTTACCGATAACGCCTGAGAAGATTTTGCGCGCACTCAAATCTCAAAGTGAATTCCAACCAAAGGAGAGCATCTCATGA
- a CDS encoding CoxG family protein: protein MNIVDQISVPLGIDTLWEMLTKDFEQVAYCLPGLKEFTGEDDNRYRMAMMVKVGPVTMNFVGQLVVKVIDASNKILKMESAARDPKMASSTTMNLTIQLKEDSNGSLIIVDTEVDVRGKVASLGWGMIQPKAKSLMKDFAKNLKGLVTEPST, encoded by the coding sequence ATGAACATTGTTGATCAAATTTCTGTGCCCTTAGGGATTGATACCTTGTGGGAGATGTTAACCAAAGACTTTGAACAGGTTGCCTATTGTTTGCCCGGACTCAAGGAATTCACAGGGGAAGACGACAACCGTTATCGCATGGCCATGATGGTCAAGGTGGGCCCAGTGACTATGAATTTTGTCGGGCAACTGGTGGTAAAGGTCATCGATGCATCAAACAAAATCTTGAAGATGGAAAGTGCAGCCCGTGATCCGAAGATGGCATCGTCTACCACGATGAACTTGACCATTCAACTTAAAGAAGATAGCAATGGGAGTCTCATCATCGTGGATACAGAAGTCGATGTGCGGGGGAAAGTGGCATCTCTTGGTTGGGGCATGATTCAACCCAAAGCCAAGAGTCTGATGAAAGATTTTGCCAAGAATCTGAAAGGGCTTGTGACAGAACCGTCAACCTAG